A segment of the Corylus avellana chromosome ca2, CavTom2PMs-1.0 genome:
tttttcttgttaccAACCATAAATTTACTAGAagctaaatattaaaaaatgtatgtgatgaaaatttattgacaaaattattagaaaatgtgatatgaataatagtgttcaattataaataatatattttttttggtatttactagaagcaataattagtgaattataattttaaggTCTAAAACGCTCATTACCTCAAATGCGGATAGCAGATAATATCCACGTTTATTATTTGCATTAACCGCACGAATGTAAATAGTAATCGCATGATACGGatgtaaatataaaaaatcattatttacaTTTTGCGGTTGTGGATAAAGATATTGGCTATTATTGCATTTTCACGCGTAGTTGCAAGGGTGTGTGAGAACAAGAGAAGTAGAATAAGACTGGAAAGTTGAATTGGCATGATGAGATTGTATAAACAAacattttcttctccaaattgTGCGACCAACCCAACCCATTTGATACGCAAGCCTCTCAGTGGTCAAAACAGTCAAAATCCCATTCAATGTCACTCCTAAACAAGGCATCCACAGACTTCTCCCACTAATCCATGGCCGTCCTTTTCTACGCCTTTGGACTTTTCCGCCTCTGAGTTGTTGAAAAGTTAGAAAGACCGACACAAAAGGAAGTCTTCGTCACAAAACTGATGTTTCGTAGCTGATTCTTATGCTGCAGACAGCCAGAGAGGGTCTTGTacgttttcttcttttccctgatatttcttttttttcattattcttcttcttatagAAGATAGTTCCCATACAAAATACTTGCACCATTTTCTCTTCTGGGTATGTCCCAAATCTTCTTTATCTTTTATGTATAACTGGGATTAGTCAATTGCGTTTCAAATTTTCTTGGGTCTTCAAGGATCTAAGGTTAGTGTCTGTAACATCCTCGTATCAAATTTAGGGCTGCTGCTAGAGTTCCtactgttgttgttgttgttgttgttgttgtttcttgTAACTCACTCATCTTGTAAGattgtttttccttaaataaaTTGCTCTTGAGTTGGgtaaaattgtttttcttaattttattccAAGGATGTTGAATGCCAAAGATGTGGTTGTTGTTGCCCCCACTCTGATATTGTTTACGATGATGGTGTTGCTTAGTAGTACTAGTTCAAGTTTAGCCACTTTGAGTGATATTTACTGCTTGAGAACCATCAAAGACTCTCTTGAAGACCCTTATGGCTACTTGAACTCCTCCTGGAATTTCAACAACAATACCGAGGGATTCATTTGCAAGTTCACTGGTGTGGATTGTTGGCACCCGGATGAGAACAAAGTTCTAAACATCCGGCTTTCAGACATGGGTCTCAAGGGCAAGTTTCCTGCTGGCATCGAGAATTGTTCAAGCTTGACGGGCTTAGATCTTTCAAACAACAAGCTATCAGGACCCATCCCTGATGATATATCACATAAACTCACGTTTGTGACATCCCTTGATCTCTCATCCAACAGTTTCTCAGGTGAGATCCCGCTGAATCTTGCAAATTGTTCTTACTTGAATGTGCTTAAACTCGACCACAACCAGTTAGCCGGTAAGATCCCGTTGCAACTCGGGCAGCTCAGTCGGATCAAGACATTTAGTGTGTCCAACAATCTCTTGTCAGGGCAAGTCCCTGTGTTCAGCTCTACTTCTGTTGCAACGGCTGAGAGCTATGCCAACAATCTGGGACTCTGCGGGGGACCCTTGAGAGCCTGCCAAGGTGCCCCAAGGAAATCTCATGTTGGAGTCATTGCCGCAGCAGCAGTTGGTGGGATAACTTTTACAGCTATTATTGTGGGTATTGTTCTCTACTACTTCTCGCGCGGAGTAGTTataaacaagaagaagaaggaagatgACCCTGAAGGTAACCAATGGGCAAAGAGTATAAAAGGAACCAAGGGCATCAAGGTagtctgttttctttttcataatcaaattaaatgACTGACTAGTACTACTATACTAACAAACATGTTcaaatgttgttttcttttgataCTAACAAACATGTTCAAATGTTGTTTACAGGTTTCATTGTTTGAGAAGTCAGTTTCTAAAATGAGATTGAGTGATCTCATGAAGGCAACTGACAACTTCAACAAAAGCAATATCATTGGAACAGGAAGGACCGGAACAATGTATAAAGCGTTGCTTCCTGATGGTTGTCACCTTATGGTTAAGAGGCTACAGGACTCGCAGCGTTCAGAGAAAGAATTTGTGTCTGAGATGAACACACTGGGGAACGTCAAACACCGTAACTTGGTTCCCTTGATGGGATTTTGCATGGCAAAGAAGGAGAGAATTTTGGTGTACAAATTCATGGAAAATGGGAGACTCTATGATCAACTACATGCTGCTAGTACTAGTACTGAAGCTGAGGCTAGGAGAAGCATGGACTGGCCCTTGAGGCTCAAAATTGGGATTGAAGCAGCCAGAGGTTTGGCATGGCTTCATCATAACTGCAACCCACGGATTATTCACCGTAACATCAGCTC
Coding sequences within it:
- the LOC132172610 gene encoding probably inactive leucine-rich repeat receptor-like protein kinase At5g48380, producing the protein MLNAKDVVVVAPTLILFTMMVLLSSTSSSLATLSDIYCLRTIKDSLEDPYGYLNSSWNFNNNTEGFICKFTGVDCWHPDENKVLNIRLSDMGLKGKFPAGIENCSSLTGLDLSNNKLSGPIPDDISHKLTFVTSLDLSSNSFSGEIPLNLANCSYLNVLKLDHNQLAGKIPLQLGQLSRIKTFSVSNNLLSGQVPVFSSTSVATAESYANNLGLCGGPLRACQGAPRKSHVGVIAAAAVGGITFTAIIVGIVLYYFSRGVVINKKKKEDDPEGNQWAKSIKGTKGIKVSLFEKSVSKMRLSDLMKATDNFNKSNIIGTGRTGTMYKALLPDGCHLMVKRLQDSQRSEKEFVSEMNTLGNVKHRNLVPLMGFCMAKKERILVYKFMENGRLYDQLHAASTSTEAEARRSMDWPLRLKIGIEAARGLAWLHHNCNPRIIHRNISSKCILLDKDFNPKLSDFGLARLMNPVDTHLSTFVNGEFGDLGYVAPEYPRTLVATPKGDVYSFGVVLLELITGEKPTRVASAPESFKGSLVEWITDLSSNSLLQTAIDKCLVGKGFDNELTQFLKVACNCVLPTAKERPTMFEVYQLLRAIGERYHFTADDEILMPSDTSDVSFPDELIVAQEKTQVH